GGGAGTTGGTCATGAAAGATGAAATGGATTCTCTGTTaggaaatcagacatgggagttgacagaacttccataagggaagaaggcattacacaacaagtagGTGTAcggggtgaaaactgagcatgatggcagtaagaggtacaaggccagacttgttgtaaaaggctttcaatACAAGTGCAGGGTACATCAGATGTCAGGCatatcactgttgctatgtcagacactttgacaattcttacattattctgttgttgtatgtggatgacatgcttattgcaagGGCTAGTATTgataagatcaataatctgaagaagcagatgtcagagcactttgcaatggaGGATTTGAGAGCTGCAAAgtaaatccttggcatgagaattgtcagagatagagtcagaggtacgttgagactctcacaggctgattatgtgaaaaaggtactcaatAGGTttaatatggacaaggccaaaccagttggcacacccttgggcagTTACTTCAGACTCAGAAAGAATCAGTCACCTGAGttagaggaggaacaagattacataaGTAAGGTTTCTTATTCCTTaactattggttcacttatgtatgctatggtttgcacaagacatgatattgcccatgcagtgggagttgtgagtagatacatgagtaaccaaAGAAAACAACATTGAGAAGCAGTGAAATAGATTTTGAGTTACCTAAAAGGCTCCTAAGAAACGTGCTTGTGTTTCTCAAGAGAGAGCTTGGAGATGCAGGACTATGTTGATGCTGACTTCgctggagatattgataacAGAAAGAGTACCATGTGCTttatttatacacttggtggtagagctataaatgaaccagtctgttcgatagcCCGATCGGTACTCGTTcaattaaaatcaaatcaaactcgacttgtgaaaaaaaaaaacttgttcgTTAAAACAGATACCCGcttgatttgtaaatgacacatacccgacaaaactcgactcgactcgactcggtTAAGactcgtttatgctcgagtaaACTCGTTaactcgactcgattaaaactcattcatatattgataaatatatacatatacctatgcatgtatatatgtattagctaatgaTATAAgtataccacttttataattaaatatataatatatattctaattatgTATGTCTAGATAGTCAATAtatttcataggtatattttataatttgtataataattagttaataaaatttgataatttcatatactaataTGTGAGAACtctatatgaaatagatatatgctatcatattaagtgtataaattaataaaatatgtaggcatataatatattattattttggataaatatcaattagttaaatattaattatttataaatttttaaaaattttataatttaatagagattCTACTTGTAAgttatataaattcaatattagttctttttttaatttaatttattaattattaaatcttattaaaaaaaacaattcaagctcgagctcggctcgactcgaacttgaactcgtttgtgggacgagctcaagttcgagctcgagttgagagtttagcttatcgagtcgaggtcgaacaaaaaattaaaaaaaatatcgaaCTCGAACTCAAGTATTTTGAATCGAGTCAAGCTCGGCAAGCCAAAAAGGGGCTCGATTTGGCTCTATTACAGCCTTACTCGGTGGTACTGCAATGTCATAGGGTTCTAAtatacagaaaacagtttctttgtctactacagaagctgagtatattgcaatGTCAGAAGCTGCAAATGAGATAATATGGCTACAGCGCTTCTTGGAGGAATTAGGTAAAAAGAATTAGAAAgacactctctacagtgatagtcagaatGTCATATTCATTGTCAAGAATTCAGCATTTCATTCaaatcaggtatcacttcatacgatcattgttagatgacggatagttgttacttgagaagatctGTGGAAGTAAGAACCCtattgatatgttgacaaagggtgttacatGTGAGAAACTGAAATTGtgtgcaacttcagttggtcttctagcatgaagacatgggtagtgagttgcagaggtggaggatatcatgtttgaagAAGATGGCGATACAGTGAGTGTACCAGTCTTCAAGTGGGAAAATTGTttagtactgtggagtctggtccacatcaCTAAGCGGAGGCATTAGCTGCTTGAGCgaaattaggcagagtcgaacgctcgatgtcagctcgacagtgagttCGAGTGGTTGCGGGAAGAAAGTTCACTCGACACGCCGCTCAAGTGAACATTCACTTTACACGGATTTAGGATTTTTTCTgccgtttgactatatatatgattattatatcatatgatCGTACTGTAGAAATACTATTCAAGAACAGTAAATTGCCTCACCATTGTATTGTGATTTCTCAGTAATAAAAATCCGCTGCAACTCTCGTGAATATAAGTAATTTATCAAACTATGTAAATATTTGGGTCGtgtgtaattaatttttttttatattattttttactttattatcaTCTTTTTTAACAATAGGATGGATTATGGAGACATGAAGTCGAGTCAGTTGACGACGGCAGAGGCTGTTAATGTCGGAGATGGAGGGCACTCGCCAACGTCGTCAGCTCAATACCATAAGTGCCGACAACTTGATTTCTCCGATGTAAAATCCGTGCCCTTCGTCTGTAGTTCTCTTATGCATGACTTTCTGCGGCTGCTGTGCAGGGCATTGAAGCAGCTGTCTCTCGTCATTGTTGTCATTAACTGCACCTCCTACCACGTGACCTGTAGATTTCTAATAATTGACCAGCGGCAAGCCTAGTGGAATTCGACCACCAAATCCATCCATTTGattctcaaaaaaaaatattaaattcgaCAGCCAGTCCTATTTGCAGATATAAATTGACAACTAGtttaaatgagatattttttaaaaattaaataaaatattattataatacaaaatattaatattaattttattttttaaattaaaaaaaattaaattatttattatattttatatgagaatttaaaaaaattataattattatatgaaatgagataatttaattttgtgtaaccaaattaACCCCTAAGCTTAGTTACTGTCTAGTACTACTGGACTTAACTTATTTTTCCGAaaagttgatatatatatatataataaataaatagatctcataaaattaaatttataaattaacataattttatataatatattagatttattttataattaaaaaaaaaaactttacacAATCTAACATGTCACAagtcacgttaatttataaattttttttataaaatatatttgtggttaaaacatttatctttttcttaaaaattataaatcttatttatttaatctaaacttatatataatagagtTTCTCTTCTTCTTAAAGATTATAAAtgctaattttttaatctaatcttCTATACAATACGAACAGTTGAATATCAAATGGATGTGGTTTACTTTAATAAGAGAAAttctttaatcataaaaaatacataaagtaagtttacaaattaatatgatttaatgtaatacgtcaaattataaaattatttttaatatagaatAATCTAACACATCACTTGAATTTACGTAAGTTTATGGATTAATCTCTTTGTGCCTGTGACTATGTAGCAGTTATCCTCAAATAATATTTCAAACATTTATTTGTCGATGGATCCGTCAAaacttcaacaaatttcaagagaATTGACAACTTACATAatgagtatttttatttttttgttggattttgGCGTCTGACATGGGACATGAGTACTAGATCAGTGGATCATTGGCTGTAATAATAAATTACCAGGTAAACGACGAGGAATATGGAATAATACATTCAACGAAAATTGAGACCTGTTTCTGGATTTTAAGTAGAGTTGGGTTCAGGCAAACAAAGTGCAGATGGGTAAAGACTCGCTCTTACTTCAAAGGGCCACCGAAATTCTCGATCCTGCTTATTTACTGATCTCTAGTCTTAATTCACGATCGAAAAAACTCTCATCGATATATGGATTCTTGGCCAAAACTAGAAATGATATGATAATTGCGAAGAGGATAAgcttgaacatatatatattccgAAAGATCGATCATTAATTCACCAATCCGATTGATTAAGGGCTGAGGTTTTCAATGGATGTTTTCGTCTCTCATCGTGATCTTCTCTACGTACCATTGTTCATGCTACTTGGGTTGATACGATTGAGCAATAGAGCGCAGCTTTCTGTTGGTCCATATATAGTGGAAATTCAACAGATTCTGCTCGATCCAACAGTTGGGAGATGCAGCGGTAGATTAAGGTGTCGGTTAGTAACCATGCATTGTCCTATGTGGTATATGGTATAGCAATTGGAGGACACTTGTGACTGTTGGATCATGTTCTTGGACATGAAACAAATGATTGAGCCCAAAAAGTCCTCTGATGAGTTCGTTTTTATCTTCATATATAAGTTTGCGATAagtgagctagctagctagctttttgCAAGAACTTTTGTGCTTGCGCctgttttttcaaatatatatttgagattTGCATTTAAAGTCAATCATATATTAACACGTACGTCAtgtggatttaaaaaaaattatctgtcaAGAAAAATTGTGCCAGAAAATACACCTTGAGTCATTTAATAATTTGACTACGCATGCGCATGTAGCTCTTTCTCTCGTTCATTTGTTGTCTGCTGTGACTGAGAAGTAAAGATTCTCACCGCGAGTGAAAATGGAATTTTCCAGctcaaaagaggaaaaagaagtaGACAACAGTGATTGCGTAACCTGCAAAACGCCAAAAGAGCAATTACATGCAATGCCAAAGATCCTAaacctaaaaattaaaaaccccGCTTCCCACTAccacacaaaaacaaaacaaaaaaaaaaaaaaaaaaaaacaaacaaacaaaaacaaaaaaacaaaaacaaaaagaaaactacGTACGCAGAAGCAGAAGTTTAACTTACCAGACATAAACTGTAAACCCAATTTTTTAACATAAGAAgtagaagagaaggttggagaaGGGTAAAAATAGAGCTTAATAAATATGGATTTTCACAAATGAAAAGTATTAGAAGCCTTTCTGCGAGTAAAGACACCTCTTCCCTGCAGGAAATTGATGACCACACTCTCGTCCCCCTCttatctcctcctcctcctcctccaagcTTAGAAGCTttgacaaataaattaattgtttttaatttaacaaGTCTTAATATCGAGAAAGCCTGttgttttttttgtaatattccTTGATAACTGCTGATCGATTTTCTCAGTGACCGGGGAAGTATAGATCTTCCCCCACCACCATCAGGAAGAGAGAGACGAAAAGGAGATAATGGAATTCGACGAGCACGAAGAACAAGATGAAGATATGATGGAGATTCCAACTCCACCGCCCGGGTACGAATCGGTCAGTAACTCGGCAAGGCCAAAAATGGGGTCCAGCGTCGGAGAGGGGATCAGGACCGGGGCTGGGAATACGACGATCAGGTACAGAGAATGCATGAAGAACCACGCCTTGAGCATAGGCGGGCATGCCGTAGATGGTTGCTGTGAGTTCCTGGCCGCTGGCGACGAAGGAACCCTCGACGCCCTTAAATGCGCCGCCTGTAACTGCCATCGCAATTTCCATCGTAAGGAGACGAACGGCTCATCAGAAGCGGTGTTGTACCACCACCATCACCAAATCTCCCCCTACTATCGGTCGGCACCGCCACCTCCACAGACGGGGTACCACCTCCGCTTAACGACTCCTTCTCAGTATCACAGGCACCCGTTGGCGTTGCCATCAGCTTCTGGTGGCGGTGGGGGTGGTCACAGCAGGGAAGGAGAGGACATGTCAAACCCTAGTAGCAGTGGCGGTGGCGATGGGAGTTCTGAGTCGAAGAAGAGGTTTAGGACCAAGTTTACCCAAGAGCAGAAGGAGAAGATGCTCGCGTTTGCGGAGAGCCTGGGGTGGAGGATTCAGAAGCACGATGAAGCAGCGGTTGAACAGTTTTGCGCCGACACCGGCGTCAAACGGAATGTCCTAAAGGTATGGATGCACAACAATAAGCACACTCtgggaaagaaaccctaattttcAAGAATATTGGTTCCGCGTTCATGAGATTGTGGAATTGATAATGGTAATGTAAATTCACTCGAGATCTAAATAGCTAGGGTTCTTTCTGATCATTATTAATTCCCATTTTCGTTTTcagttgttagtttatatatacacatagtgttttgttttttcttagtttaattttcttgttccGATCAGCATAGGAGATGGTCGATGATTTATTGTGTCAGGTTAAATTCTAACTTGATCTCTAATGCGCGCATGCTTTAAGAGTTGGTGTAGTGGAGATCCAGAATATTGCGCGCAGCACCAAGGTAGAGTGTCAGTTGCCTCTTAACTTGATCACTAAATCTTCAGTGATCTAACATGCGAGAAGATTATAGAATTGCAGTACTCACGAATTGTATTTTTGTACCGTTTGATCATAATAGATCGTTTTCATCATTATCGTGAATGTGATCATGAATCAAGAGAATTCCAAAAATCGAATCAAAACGTGGGTTGCATGCAATGCAAAGCTGCAATTTTTGTGTGTCCCTATTCACATCTGTCGTCTACTCCTCCTTTCTCTCCACTTCACCGcttcagctctctctctctctctctctctctctctctctctctctctctgtgtgacaTTAATTACCCTCAACCTCCATTTGCGTTCTGGAGGCTTGGAGTTCGAAATCACGGATTAAGTCGATCGGGAGGGAGACAGATGTGCCCAGCAGAGGGGTAAGGTGGATAAGAAATGCCAGTAGTGTGTAAACTGGATTGGGCCATGGACATGGGGATACACCATTCACACCAttcctttcttttatatttattgtgtGTTAGGTTTTAACAGTACCTTGTCCTCAATTAATTGCAAATTTTCCTCGCACACAGatacacatataaatatatatatatatataaattttatatgaaaatttaacaCCACACGCCTTTTACCTCCGCTTAagtaatatgtaatttattattcttttcttctattttaatacttaaatatgtattatatgTTCAAATATATtgacaaaaataacaaattacataATAGAGATGTGTGTTGTATTGATTACatgaaattatattagtttgtgaatttagtttgtataatttatttgtgtatGTAACAGTTctcttcttatatatatatgtgtgtgtgtgtgagtgtgtgTTTGGGCGCACTTTTCCCTCCTTTCTTTTCGCGTTCTCTTTCCCATGCTTTCTTTTAAACCGTATTCGATCTTCCTCGGTTACTCTGGATCATGTagcattagtttttttttttttttttccataaatttttaagcatattttggggaaaaaaaaattcggtAATTTAACAGCAGAAGTTTGCATCGATCAGTTTGAATTTTAGATTATAGATGTCGCCGGAACAATAAATCATCATAcaataaatctaagaacatGGCTTATCTATATGGAAGATATATACTCCTTAAAATCATTATCCAGGATATTGATTAAAAACAACGTTCATGAACGCAATCAAAAGTTTTTCAAGTTTCCATACTTTTAATTATTCAAACGTCTTCACATGCACTAAAACAATCTTGATCATGATCAAAACATCATGATATCTTGATTtataacaaacaaaaaccaagacaacttttaaaaaattcacaattttattaattctcTCTTTGATACTATTTTCAATAGGTCTCACCACTTTGTTTCGAATCTCATATCTATGCGTACGcaactaaaatattaaattaagaaaaataatagttgaaatcgtgaatatataaatatcgcgtaattatttaaaaaataaataaataaatacatgatttatatgaaaagaaattaattttttaatagaagatcttactattttttaaaataattatatgatatttacacattttacaactatatataatattacttttaaattAAGTAGCTGTTTGGAAAAAAACCCCGCTGCCCTGCATTAATATTCGTCAGAAGCTTTTCTTCTAATTACTACATACGTAGTACGTGACTGATCCCCCCACATGGCTTAAGTTGTTATGTATTAAAGGTCACATCTAGGGACGTTGGTATTCTCCCCGAATACATTTTGAGCggagtactaatatatatatataatagacgcacaaccatattttaatatatatgcattatatctgtaaaatgatgataatttcataaattattttacaaaagtatcaatatttctttaaaaatattgttgtaTAAATTAAGGGTTTTGAATATAGTTATATCTGCATCATTTTCTGCGACAGCCACTCTCAATAGGTACCAAACAATGTCAATCCCCATCAGCCAGTCCAAGAAGGGTGGGGGTATTCATTTGGACCTCTATGACCAGCATATcatgtacatatatacatatatatatatatatttaggaaTTAAGAAATCAttgctaattaattttcttcaaCAGTATTGATATGCTTGCTTAGCTTGACCCCTccataaaaaagataaatataaaaaagaggGGGTTGGGGTTTGGGGGCAGTCAAATTAATCGTCCCAGTTAGATAATTAAGAAAAGGAtatgcacagagagagagagagaggggggggggggggggggggggggggggggggggggcatatCATGTGTACGTGGACAGAAACTGAAAAACAGCAAAGTGGAGAGGTTGATGTTGGAGAAAGTCAAGTAGTAATATGCATATAAATAGTGTATCTAAAAAGAAAGTTGTGAATTAGCATCTTGTCGGGAAAACTCAGCAATTCCTACTTCCATCTATCTCATGAGGCTGTGGCTTCAGCCTAGCTTGATGCTATCtatatatctttatttattctGCTGCACTTTCTACACGTGTggctcccctcccctcccctcaaTCCACCGACGTTCATTAATTGCGTCCTCATTATCTGATGCATGCGGCCTCTATCTATTCATACGTACATACGTACTTTCCctatttaactaattaattaattttcacgGCATGCAACGTGATCATGATGCCATCTTCTTCTGATTTGTCCCTAATAaaatttatgagattttagCTACTTGTGCTTTTCTAGCTTTCGAGGCCGTTCTGTAAATTAtagtaactttataattaagTTTCTACATTAATGGATATCTCAACTTCATGCATGGCCTGTATCTATCTTTTTGGGATCTACATGACAGGTTagttttttaaacatattagtTTCATAGGAAATTTTATAACTCTATATTAAATGAAgggtaattttataaaattgaaatttatttataatgaagTGGGATGCTTCCATTATATATTGGCTGATTGTAACCTggattgtaaaataattgtaaaacgTACAGTTACAATTGTATCATTAGTACTCTTAGTTCATATCTCGCTTCTAGCTAGTTAAATATCATTTTGGTCTAAAAAAATAAGTGAAGATAAATTACAAAAAGTCTTATTATacatgatggaaaaaaaaaaaacccttaatTGTAtggtaaaagaaattaatttaccTGAAATATAAGATCATATGTTTATGTATTGGATGTAGACAGCTAGAATTTTGGTCCCTActtcttactttttattttttatttttttattcttcttctatTGTAATAGCCCTACTTGATATACTGCAGTGTCTTAATTTCAGACAGAAATATGGGTCAGTCCTGAGTTGAAGCTTATCACCTTTCAAATCGCCCTTCAGATCTGGCTGGGCCCAGACAATTAGTACATCACTCCCAAACAACAAACATTGGTCCAAAGGACTATTTTGATAGGAACATTGGTGCTGATCCTCATAAAGCTTTGAAATTAGAGCACTCTGTCTTCCCTCTCGGGGAACTCGATTTTCTTGGGCTTATGCTAGGATTCGTTTGCCTTGGTcttggatcttttttttttttttctttttttttggcaaattcTTATTTGGAAgtagatgatataatatttattaaatatttaatattattttaaaaatctatatatgtattaataaatgtcgtataaattatttctcttatacttaaaagaattaaattttaagaaaaatttgagagaaatatatatatattttttctctctacttgAGGCTTTAGCCGGCGCCTAATACTTAACGGAATTGGGGTCCATAATAACGGTACTAGggctttttttttaagattgagAGCCCATCAAACTTGTGAAGTCTGCCGAATGACTTTGTTTCCTCTGGCATTTAAGGTCTGGGTTCAACAAGCTCGTATGGGCATTTTCCAAGCTTTTTCATGTGTGTTGTGGGGGGGGAGTATCCACAACAAAACATGAGTCATGGCAATTAAGAAATGTCGTCTTCACTGATCTGTTAGAGGAGGTTCCAAAAATGGGACAGCTTGATTTGACAGACTAATATGGAAATGCCAAACCTATAATGGTTGCCTAATTGTAGCATTCGACAGGCTATTTCAAGATAATTCCGAATCAGAGTCATTTTCATCCTAGATTGGCTAGGAACTAAGATCCAGACATGCTTAGCTTAAATACTACTTCAGGATTGGTTTTACCACGTATCTAATATCTAACACGGGCCTCTCAGTTATAGCTTATTATCATATCACCTAATATTCACGTCTAACTTAAAATGTTCAGAATTTTTTCATGTACGTTTGCTCTATTTAATTCCTTTTTTCCACCCCATTTTCGACTTGGGTTAATGACTAAAGAGGTATTATTTGAGAATaaggttttatatatatatatacaataattttcTATTCTAAATACTTTCAACGGCTCGgaaagagataaataatcaaCGTCATTAGATATTGTCCATGAGCACTGTGGACGGAGGACTCCCCCTAcaggttaatttttttttttttttttatcaatgagTCAACCTTCTTTAAAAATGAGTGACGATTAATTTTACATGCATTAAGAGGGGTGCAAAATTCGCAAAGTTCATCATCTCATTAGTTATAATCACAAGTGTAAGGTGATATTTGTCTTATccaccgttttttttttttttttttttcgataggTATCTTATCCACCGTTTATACAAAGCCAACCTCAAAGTTGTACATCACAAGCTTTCTGAAATTTAATTGGAACACGGTATTGTGATCACAAGCAAGCTATAGGTGTAATTTCAGAACCAAACTCAAAACACCAAGACACTTTTTTGGACTGCAGCTCCAATCGAGAATTGTCCCCAGCTGCCACAGTCCAAGACAACCCAAACCATGTACGATTGTGGATCATTTCAAATGTATTGTATGTATTGCTGCAGCAAACTAGATTGATGTCattatcaggaaaaaaaaaaaatcatagctGAAGCCTGAGGCGGAAGACAAACATTTTTAGACAGTACTGTTTTTAGAACATGTCATTGAACGTGGTGATTACAAATTGCATCTcattaagaagaaaataaaaggccaaaaggaaaatgatcaacCAAGAAACattaagatataaattaaaaaggaaGAATATCTGGTgtgaatttaaataatattgcaaCAGTAGAGTCACCTTTATCAGAATTCAGAACTCAATAATTTTAGTTTAACTCATCAAATGGACTATACTTTTCATCACGCCAAACAACACCAGCGAACATCCGGCagcatataaaatatacataattttaGCTTACACATCCCCATATTCTGGACAGGATTTCTTTTTCTACATCAACTTGTTGGTAATAAGTTGTTCCATCTGCGACATGTTCAAAAGTTTGGCCCTTGTTCATCATAGGCTGTTGGGCTGCAAGGCTCCTTGAAGATTTTTCACGGCACTATCATAGTGTAAAAAGCCCATAAACCAAAATTCATGGTTGTCAACAGAGATAACCTGTATGTATTTTTCCCCAGCCTTGACTTTACTTGTTGAAGGATTGACAGCCCTCAGCTGATGTAATGGAATAACCACCTATTTGTGCAAAAGGGAAGCATAAACGCCAATATCTTTAATCCACTGAAGAGAAAATCAAAAGACTAAAAGCTAGTAAACAAATACTTAGACAAACCAAACATTCACGATTGCCTGCTAAGAGAGAGAAGGTGAAGTTTGTAAACTTGGTCCTATATCTAATCACGAGCAGATTGACCAAAAGTAATTAAAGCAACTAAGGCAGCAGATTGATTAGC
This genomic window from Carya illinoinensis cultivar Pawnee chromosome 7, C.illinoinensisPawnee_v1, whole genome shotgun sequence contains:
- the LOC122317418 gene encoding zinc-finger homeodomain protein 2, whose protein sequence is MEFDEHEEQDEDMMEIPTPPPGYESVSNSARPKMGSSVGEGIRTGAGNTTIRYRECMKNHALSIGGHAVDGCCEFLAAGDEGTLDALKCAACNCHRNFHRKETNGSSEAVLYHHHHQISPYYRSAPPPPQTGYHLRLTTPSQYHRHPLALPSASGGGGGGHSREGEDMSNPSSSGGGDGSSESKKRFRTKFTQEQKEKMLAFAESLGWRIQKHDEAAVEQFCADTGVKRNVLKVWMHNNKHTLGKKP